The Abditibacteriaceae bacterium genome includes a region encoding these proteins:
- a CDS encoding glycosyltransferase family 2 protein, whose amino-acid sequence MNSPRKLISVVTPCFNEEGNLEELAARIKAVFEALPQYDYEHILIDNASNDNSEAILRRLAAEDSRVKVIFNNRNFGHIRSPHHAVLEANGDAVIAIVSDLQDPPEMIVDYLQKWEEGWPIVLGQKTNSEESPLFFTLRKMYYRVVNRLSDAPLLENVTGAGLYDGQVIEMFRHIDDPYPYTRGLIGELGYPIARIPFAQPRRKRGISKNNFYTLFDMAMLGVTSHSKVPLRLATMLGFAMSALSFIAGVSYLLYKLFFWNSFTVGVAPLVIGLFFISSVQLMFLGVVGEYIGSIHTQVRRRPLVTERERINFDKEPRGATPFESHDALAHAQTAYENETVAATSAAERP is encoded by the coding sequence ATGAATTCTCCGCGCAAATTGATTTCGGTGGTGACGCCCTGCTTCAATGAAGAAGGTAATCTGGAAGAGCTGGCGGCTCGCATCAAAGCCGTCTTTGAAGCGTTGCCACAATATGACTACGAGCATATTCTCATCGACAACGCTTCCAACGATAACAGTGAAGCGATTCTGCGCCGTCTGGCTGCCGAAGATTCGCGCGTTAAAGTCATTTTTAACAACCGCAATTTCGGCCATATTCGCTCGCCGCATCACGCCGTTCTCGAAGCGAATGGCGACGCGGTTATTGCCATCGTTTCGGATTTGCAAGACCCGCCCGAAATGATTGTCGATTATCTTCAAAAGTGGGAAGAAGGCTGGCCAATTGTCCTTGGCCAGAAAACGAACTCGGAAGAGTCGCCGCTGTTTTTCACGTTGCGCAAGATGTATTACCGCGTTGTAAATCGATTGTCCGATGCGCCGTTGCTGGAAAATGTTACCGGCGCCGGGTTGTACGATGGGCAGGTTATCGAGATGTTTCGCCACATCGACGACCCTTATCCGTACACGCGCGGGCTTATCGGCGAACTCGGCTACCCGATTGCGCGGATTCCATTTGCCCAACCACGACGCAAGCGTGGAATTTCGAAGAACAATTTTTACACACTGTTCGACATGGCGATGCTCGGCGTAACTTCGCATTCGAAAGTGCCCTTGCGCCTCGCGACGATGCTCGGCTTTGCTATGTCGGCTTTAAGCTTTATCGCCGGCGTTAGCTATTTGCTGTACAAGCTGTTCTTCTGGAATAGCTTTACTGTTGGCGTCGCGCCGTTGGTCATTGGCTTGTTCTTCATTTCGTCGGTACAGTTGATGTTTTTGGGTGTTGTCGGCGAATATATTGGCTCGATTCATACGCAAGTGCGCCGCCGTCCTCTCGTCACCGAGCGCGAGCGCATTAACTTCGACAAAGAGCCGCGTGGAGCCACGCCTTTCGAGAGTCACGATGCCTTAGCTCACGCGCAAACGGCGTATGAGAATGAGACGGTCGCGGCTACATCTGCTGCCGAACGCCCCTAG
- a CDS encoding FkbM family methyltransferase, with translation MDFQIALNDVLGKNPDETHAAITEEYAALCGTRPIVLFGAGPLGHTALAAMSKASLRPVAFADNNAKAWGQTIDGIEVLSPADAVEKYGSEAAFVVSVYNPSSAIAQLKEMGCNCVVSAAVLWRGHIDTMAAHGSFDTPDSIFAEADDVARAFDLMADDESREEFIAQLRWRTETGLVAMPPARSGNEIYFPTDLFALRDTDSYVDCGAFDGDTLRMVLAQRGDGFTHFTGFEPDPDNFARFQGFVASLPESQRSKIEGRNAATGARTETVRFHAIGTAGSGISGAGEIEMACVRLDEALTSPPTFIKMDIEGAEPDAIEGARETLARDRPVLAVCVYHATDHLWRIPLLLNEIQPGYKLYLRRYAEDCWELVVYAVPTEGSI, from the coding sequence ATGGATTTTCAAATTGCGCTCAACGACGTTTTAGGAAAAAACCCCGATGAAACCCATGCCGCAATAACCGAAGAATACGCCGCGCTTTGTGGAACGCGCCCGATTGTGCTTTTCGGCGCGGGGCCACTGGGCCACACCGCTTTAGCCGCAATGAGCAAAGCATCGTTGCGACCAGTTGCGTTCGCCGATAACAACGCCAAAGCCTGGGGCCAGACAATCGACGGTATCGAAGTCTTGTCGCCTGCCGATGCGGTTGAAAAATACGGCAGCGAAGCTGCTTTTGTGGTTAGCGTTTACAACCCCTCGAGTGCCATCGCGCAGCTAAAAGAAATGGGTTGCAATTGTGTCGTGAGTGCGGCGGTTCTGTGGCGCGGCCACATTGATACGATGGCCGCGCATGGCTCATTTGATACGCCCGACAGCATTTTTGCCGAAGCTGACGATGTTGCCCGCGCTTTCGACCTGATGGCCGATGACGAATCGCGTGAAGAATTTATCGCACAGTTACGCTGGCGGACGGAAACAGGTTTGGTTGCGATGCCGCCCGCGCGTTCTGGAAATGAAATCTACTTTCCTACCGATTTGTTTGCTCTCCGCGACACCGATTCTTACGTCGATTGTGGCGCATTCGATGGCGATACATTGCGCATGGTTTTGGCGCAGCGCGGCGATGGCTTCACGCACTTTACCGGCTTCGAGCCAGACCCGGACAACTTCGCGCGCTTTCAGGGCTTTGTTGCTTCGCTGCCCGAATCGCAACGAAGCAAAATCGAAGGGCGCAATGCCGCAACCGGCGCGCGAACCGAAACGGTGCGCTTTCACGCTATTGGAACAGCGGGTTCGGGGATTAGTGGAGCGGGCGAAATCGAGATGGCGTGCGTACGTTTGGATGAAGCATTAACCTCGCCGCCAACCTTCATCAAGATGGACATCGAAGGTGCCGAACCCGACGCAATCGAGGGCGCGCGCGAAACTCTGGCTCGCGACCGGCCCGTCCTGGCGGTGTGCGTTTATCACGCAACCGATCATTTGTGGCGCATCCCGCTGTTACTCAACGAGATTCAGCCCGGTTATAAGCTGTATCTGCGCCGTTACGCCGAAGATTGCTGGGAACTTGTGGTTTACGCGGTGCCGACCGAAGGTAGTATTTAA
- a CDS encoding thiamine pyrophosphate-binding protein — protein sequence MKLSDYVMQRIRDAGARHVFFVPGGGAMHLNDSLGRTEGLEYVSNLHEQASSIAAEAYARITNVLGVAMVTSGPGGTNAITGLAGAWLDSTPCLFLSGQVKRPDLKGDSGLRQSGSQEIDIVSIVSPITKYAVTIMEPDSIRYHLEKALHLATTGRRGPCWLDIPLDVQPLEIDPDSLQGYTPEVEDHQEIEQRQMQLQNSVAEMLRLLKKAERPVVLVGNGVRLSDAQQEFLALVEKLGVPVLTTWVGIDLIHENHPLHFGKPGGIAARGANFTIQNADFLLTVGARMDMATVGYSHERFARGAQKVVVDIDPAEIKKIPVPIAVPIVADAREFLREASKQAEDFSAPDWSAWMARCREWKTKYPLLQPKHLEGEQVSAYGFSRLLSDAMAPTDVVVPCSSGFAAEIFFLMLQIKEGQRCFHNRGTGAMGLAVPSAIGGCLAANRARTISVDGDGGFQFNIQELHTIAHLKLPIKFFVINNAGYASIRVSQGNYFKGHLVGCDASSGLPMPDVSRIAAAYGLRTERIDHPSDLRAGIARALEGDDPVVCEVVVQPDEPREPRLSSYQRADGSMTSTPLEDLFPFLPRDEFAANMLIPTLED from the coding sequence ATGAAACTTTCTGATTATGTCATGCAGCGCATTCGCGACGCGGGCGCGCGGCATGTCTTTTTTGTGCCTGGCGGCGGTGCGATGCACCTCAACGATTCGCTCGGAAGAACCGAAGGGTTGGAATACGTTTCTAATCTCCACGAGCAGGCGAGTTCGATTGCTGCGGAAGCCTACGCGCGCATTACCAATGTTCTCGGCGTCGCGATGGTCACGAGTGGGCCGGGCGGCACGAATGCCATTACCGGTCTTGCGGGCGCATGGCTCGATTCGACGCCGTGTTTGTTTCTTTCCGGCCAAGTCAAACGGCCCGACCTTAAAGGCGATTCAGGCTTGCGTCAAAGTGGTTCGCAAGAAATTGATATCGTTTCCATCGTCTCGCCGATTACGAAATATGCTGTGACGATTATGGAGCCGGACAGCATTCGCTATCATCTCGAAAAAGCATTGCACCTGGCGACTACCGGGCGGCGCGGCCCTTGCTGGCTCGATATTCCGCTCGACGTGCAACCCCTTGAAATCGACCCCGATTCGCTCCAAGGCTACACGCCCGAAGTGGAAGACCACCAAGAAATCGAGCAGCGACAAATGCAACTACAGAACAGCGTGGCTGAGATGCTGCGTTTGTTGAAAAAGGCCGAGCGTCCCGTTGTTTTGGTCGGGAACGGCGTCCGTTTATCCGATGCGCAGCAGGAGTTTCTCGCGCTTGTCGAGAAGTTGGGCGTTCCGGTTCTGACGACGTGGGTTGGCATCGACCTTATCCACGAGAATCATCCACTACACTTTGGAAAACCAGGTGGAATCGCTGCGCGGGGCGCAAATTTTACCATTCAAAACGCCGATTTCCTGCTGACTGTTGGCGCGCGCATGGACATGGCAACCGTTGGTTATTCGCATGAACGGTTCGCGCGTGGGGCGCAAAAAGTCGTGGTTGATATTGACCCAGCTGAAATCAAGAAAATTCCGGTGCCGATTGCGGTGCCGATTGTCGCGGATGCCCGTGAATTTCTGCGCGAAGCCTCCAAACAAGCCGAAGATTTTTCGGCGCCCGATTGGAGCGCATGGATGGCGCGCTGCCGCGAATGGAAAACAAAATATCCGTTGCTCCAACCAAAGCATCTCGAAGGCGAGCAGGTGAGCGCCTACGGATTTTCTCGCCTGCTGTCAGATGCGATGGCACCCACCGATGTCGTTGTGCCCTGTAGTTCAGGCTTTGCGGCGGAAATTTTCTTCCTGATGTTGCAAATCAAGGAAGGGCAGCGTTGTTTTCACAATCGCGGCACTGGCGCCATGGGACTTGCCGTGCCTTCGGCGATTGGTGGCTGCCTCGCGGCGAATCGAGCACGGACGATTTCGGTCGATGGCGACGGCGGCTTTCAATTCAATATCCAAGAACTACACACCATTGCGCATTTGAAATTGCCCATCAAGTTTTTCGTCATCAATAACGCCGGCTATGCTTCCATTCGCGTCAGTCAGGGCAATTACTTCAAGGGTCACCTGGTTGGTTGCGATGCTTCCAGTGGTTTGCCGATGCCCGATGTTTCCAGAATCGCCGCCGCTTACGGACTGCGCACCGAGCGCATCGACCATCCTTCGGACTTGCGCGCGGGAATTGCGCGCGCGCTGGAAGGCGACGATCCGGTTGTCTGCGAAGTTGTGGTACAGCCCGATGAACCGCGTGAACCGCGACTTTCTTCGTATCAGCGCGCCGATGGTTCCATGACCTCGACGCCGCTGGAAGATTTGTTTCCTTTTCTACCACGCGATGAATTCGCCGCAAATATGCTCATTCCGACTCTCGAAGATTAG
- a CDS encoding SDR family oxidoreductase, whose protein sequence is MKSLEASELFSLEGKTVLLTGAGGFLGRTMTRALLQNGATVVALARSARLESLAAKWNEEFGAARVRPYLVDMNDVAALEKTLDTILREEPPIDVLVNNAHELGEATGFNVPEGALEKAPFEQWMRHLGGGLYWAVLTTQKFGAQMKKRGGSIINITTMYAHVAPSPHLYEGTDFINPPGYSVAKAGLLALTRYTASFWGKDGVRANAISPGPFSNTEDAGPNSVAGDDPFLERLRTRTCLHRIGRPDELAGALLFLASDASSFMTGQVMIVDGGWTVT, encoded by the coding sequence GTGAAATCACTGGAAGCGTCGGAATTATTTTCGCTGGAAGGCAAGACCGTTCTTCTCACGGGCGCGGGCGGTTTTCTTGGACGCACTATGACACGGGCGCTGTTGCAAAATGGGGCAACCGTCGTTGCTCTCGCACGCTCGGCGCGGCTCGAAAGTCTCGCGGCGAAATGGAACGAGGAGTTCGGCGCGGCGCGTGTCCGTCCGTATCTTGTCGATATGAATGACGTGGCGGCGCTGGAAAAAACGCTCGACACGATTCTTCGCGAAGAGCCGCCTATTGATGTTCTGGTGAATAATGCCCATGAACTCGGCGAAGCGACCGGGTTCAATGTCCCCGAAGGCGCCTTGGAAAAGGCTCCGTTTGAACAATGGATGCGTCACTTGGGCGGTGGCTTGTATTGGGCGGTGCTGACGACGCAAAAGTTTGGTGCGCAGATGAAAAAACGGGGCGGAAGTATCATCAATATCACGACGATGTATGCTCATGTCGCGCCTAGCCCGCATCTTTACGAAGGAACCGATTTTATCAATCCGCCGGGCTATTCAGTCGCGAAAGCCGGATTGTTGGCACTCACGCGCTATACGGCCTCGTTCTGGGGCAAAGACGGTGTGCGTGCCAATGCGATTTCGCCCGGCCCATTTTCCAATACCGAAGATGCCGGGCCAAATAGTGTCGCTGGCGATGATCCGTTTCTCGAACGGTTGCGAACAAGAACGTGTCTTCACCGAATCGGTCGCCCGGATGAATTGGCCGGAGCGTTGCTGTTTCTGGCATCGGACGCTTCCAGTTTTATGACGGGCCAAGTCATGATCGTCGATGGTGGCTGGACAGTCACCTGA
- a CDS encoding SDR family oxidoreductase, whose amino-acid sequence MNEFQMTTAFPQPFDLTGRVAVITGGGGLMGAHHAAALAEAGAIPVLLDISGERAAQVAGEIAGAWSLETDITQPQSVETALAEVLRKQGRIDILINNAANNPKMESSDTAWSRMENFPLQQWDDDIAVGLTGAFLCCQVFGAEMARRGGGVILNIASDLAVIAPDQRLYRQPDLPENEQPVKPVTYSVVKTALIGLTRYLATYWADRGVRVNAISPGGIENNQPEEFRHRLENLIPMSRMARPNEYEAAILFLCSDASAYMTGQNLIMDGGRSCW is encoded by the coding sequence ATGAACGAATTTCAAATGACCACAGCGTTTCCCCAGCCGTTCGATCTCACCGGACGCGTTGCCGTTATCACTGGCGGCGGCGGCTTGATGGGCGCTCATCATGCGGCGGCGCTGGCCGAAGCCGGTGCGATTCCAGTTTTGCTCGACATTTCGGGCGAACGCGCGGCTCAAGTCGCCGGCGAAATTGCAGGCGCGTGGAGTCTGGAAACCGATATTACCCAGCCGCAATCGGTAGAAACAGCATTGGCCGAAGTTCTTCGCAAGCAGGGCCGTATCGATATTCTTATTAACAATGCGGCGAACAATCCGAAGATGGAAAGCAGCGATACAGCGTGGTCGCGGATGGAAAATTTTCCTTTGCAACAGTGGGACGACGATATCGCCGTGGGCTTGACGGGTGCTTTTCTTTGCTGCCAGGTCTTCGGCGCTGAGATGGCGCGGCGCGGCGGCGGCGTGATTTTGAACATCGCGTCTGACCTCGCGGTTATCGCTCCCGATCAGCGCCTTTACCGCCAGCCCGATTTGCCGGAAAACGAGCAGCCGGTCAAACCTGTGACCTATTCTGTTGTAAAGACGGCACTCATTGGTTTGACGCGCTATCTAGCAACGTATTGGGCGGACCGTGGTGTGCGAGTTAACGCGATTTCGCCCGGCGGCATCGAGAATAATCAGCCCGAAGAATTTCGGCATCGCTTGGAAAACTTGATTCCAATGAGTCGCATGGCACGCCCCAATGAATATGAAGCAGCGATATTGTTCTTGTGTTCGGATGCTTCGGCTTACATGACAGGACAAAATCTCATTATGGATGGAGGACGAAGCTGTTGGTGA
- a CDS encoding SDR family oxidoreductase, with protein sequence MDLELADKVVLVTGSSKGIGRATAETFLREGARVVITGRDRSTVEDAVTSFAAFGDRVRSFCGDLNSGNGISSVVQETLAHWQRIDVLVSNVGSGTGRGGWELAENDWSGAFETNFRGAARAAQAVLPTMIQSKSGCITFIGSIVGVESVGAPLPYSAAKAALHNYAANLARQVGHDGVRVNCIAPGNVLFPGGTWEQKLSERREFFEEYIRREASLERFGSPQEIADAAVFVSSARASFITGAIIVADGGQTRSY encoded by the coding sequence ATGGATTTGGAACTTGCTGACAAGGTCGTTTTGGTAACGGGTTCGAGCAAAGGCATTGGACGCGCCACCGCCGAAACCTTTTTGCGCGAAGGTGCGCGTGTCGTCATCACTGGGCGCGACCGGAGTACGGTCGAAGACGCGGTTACTTCCTTTGCTGCCTTTGGCGACCGTGTTCGCTCGTTTTGTGGCGATTTAAACAGTGGGAACGGCATCTCGAGTGTAGTGCAGGAAACACTGGCTCACTGGCAACGCATCGATGTGTTGGTTTCTAATGTCGGGAGCGGAACCGGACGTGGCGGATGGGAACTCGCTGAAAATGATTGGAGCGGCGCTTTCGAGACGAATTTTCGCGGTGCAGCGCGTGCTGCTCAAGCCGTCTTGCCGACGATGATTCAATCCAAAAGTGGCTGTATCACGTTCATTGGTTCGATCGTCGGTGTGGAAAGTGTGGGCGCACCTTTGCCTTATAGCGCCGCTAAAGCAGCCTTGCACAATTATGCAGCGAACCTGGCGCGACAGGTGGGGCACGATGGTGTTCGGGTGAATTGTATTGCGCCGGGAAATGTCTTGTTTCCTGGCGGGACGTGGGAACAGAAACTGAGCGAACGGCGCGAATTCTTTGAAGAATATATTCGCCGAGAAGCCTCGTTGGAACGATTCGGGTCACCGCAGGAAATCGCGGATGCAGCCGTCTTTGTTTCATCGGCGCGTGCCTCGTTTATCACCGGCGCGATAATCGTGGCCGATGGTGGCCAGACACGCAGCTATTAA
- a CDS encoding TIM barrel protein: MSEPRALQNIKAVALDVDGVLTDGSFWWGPNGEEWKRFHFLDVMGISRAGKAGLVFALISGEASPLVDRYAAKMNIVHVHKGCKDKAVALRKFAANAGISLAQIAFMGDDINDIPAMQLCGFVAAPATAHASVQQIADMVTTASGGNGAVREFLDMWLQSNGQEVRSNSAELLTSLSIMQGRLSPVEHGRFQSFPRANWKQEFARAAEAGLNGIEWIYDVYGEGFNPIETDEGIAEMQQLFAQHGIKVRSLCADWFMEKLLFRVQEPERSANIAKLIWLIERSEIAEIKHIVLPFVDSSKMRTVEEQAEVVAVLKALAPEAQRCGVELHLETDLGPREFAELLEQLPAPWIKANYDSGNSAANGYRASEEWAAYGDRIGSVHFKDRVLGGGTVPLGEGAVDWSELFKAMQPYRGPMIMQVARGVAGEETQWARHNREWIEKRAESYGFGTC; encoded by the coding sequence ATGAGTGAACCCAGGGCGTTGCAAAATATCAAAGCTGTTGCGCTGGACGTAGATGGCGTTCTCACCGACGGCAGCTTTTGGTGGGGTCCAAATGGCGAGGAGTGGAAGCGTTTTCATTTTCTCGACGTCATGGGGATTTCGCGCGCGGGCAAGGCAGGTTTGGTCTTCGCTCTCATTTCCGGTGAAGCATCGCCGCTTGTCGACCGCTATGCAGCAAAAATGAACATCGTCCATGTGCATAAAGGCTGCAAGGATAAGGCGGTGGCCCTGCGGAAATTCGCAGCGAACGCAGGAATCTCGTTAGCGCAAATCGCGTTTATGGGCGACGACATCAATGACATTCCCGCGATGCAACTGTGTGGTTTCGTTGCGGCGCCTGCAACCGCACATGCGAGTGTTCAGCAAATTGCCGATATGGTCACAACGGCATCCGGCGGAAACGGGGCAGTGCGCGAGTTCCTTGACATGTGGCTGCAAAGCAACGGACAAGAAGTACGGTCGAATTCAGCTGAACTCTTGACGAGTCTTTCCATTATGCAGGGGCGACTTTCGCCCGTAGAGCATGGCCGGTTTCAGTCGTTTCCCCGCGCGAACTGGAAACAGGAATTCGCGCGCGCCGCCGAAGCCGGATTGAACGGCATCGAATGGATTTACGACGTTTACGGTGAAGGCTTCAACCCAATTGAAACCGATGAAGGCATCGCCGAAATGCAACAGCTTTTTGCTCAACACGGTATAAAAGTGCGTTCTTTGTGCGCCGATTGGTTCATGGAAAAATTGCTTTTTCGTGTGCAGGAACCGGAGCGCTCAGCGAATATCGCCAAACTGATCTGGTTGATCGAACGCAGCGAAATTGCCGAGATCAAGCACATCGTTTTGCCCTTCGTTGATAGTTCAAAGATGCGAACCGTTGAAGAACAGGCCGAGGTGGTTGCTGTGTTAAAAGCGCTTGCGCCCGAAGCACAACGCTGTGGCGTCGAATTGCATCTGGAAACCGATTTGGGGCCGCGTGAATTCGCCGAACTATTGGAGCAATTGCCTGCGCCGTGGATAAAAGCCAATTACGATTCGGGCAACAGCGCCGCAAATGGGTATCGTGCGAGCGAAGAGTGGGCGGCCTATGGCGATCGCATCGGCAGTGTTCATTTCAAAGATCGGGTGCTTGGCGGCGGGACGGTGCCGCTTGGCGAAGGCGCTGTCGATTGGAGCGAGTTATTCAAAGCAATGCAGCCGTATCGAGGGCCGATGATTATGCAGGTTGCGCGCGGCGTCGCAGGAGAAGAAACGCAATGGGCACGCCATAACCGCGAGTGGATTGAAAAGCGCGCAGAATCTTATGGATTTGGAACTTGCTGA
- a CDS encoding N-acetylneuraminate synthase family protein yields the protein MKPVTIAGRVVGDEQPCYIVAEIGINHNGDVQLAKRLISVAVAAGCDAVKFQKRTIDVVYTSEELAKPRESPFGETNGDLKRGLEFSDDQYREISEYCRQSNIAWYVSAWDEASVDVIEQFDPPCYKIAAASLTDDALLRHTRAQGKPVILSTGMSSLSQIDHAVDVLGKEDLILLHACSAYPAYYPELNLRVMKTLRDRYDVPVGYSGHETGIASTVAAVALGACMVERHITLDRSMWGSDHAASLEPSGINRVVRDIRLVEESMGSAEKVVLPRELPVIEKLRRIGR from the coding sequence ATGAAACCTGTTACTATTGCCGGACGCGTCGTTGGAGACGAACAGCCCTGTTATATCGTGGCCGAAATTGGCATCAATCATAATGGCGATGTGCAGCTTGCCAAGCGACTCATCAGCGTCGCAGTTGCTGCAGGTTGCGATGCGGTGAAGTTTCAAAAACGCACTATCGATGTGGTTTACACGAGTGAAGAACTGGCGAAGCCGCGCGAAAGTCCGTTCGGTGAAACCAACGGCGACCTGAAACGCGGGCTGGAGTTCTCGGACGATCAATATCGCGAAATCTCCGAATACTGCCGCCAGTCGAATATCGCGTGGTACGTTTCGGCGTGGGATGAAGCGTCGGTCGATGTTATCGAACAATTCGATCCACCTTGCTACAAAATCGCAGCGGCTTCGCTCACCGACGATGCATTGCTGCGTCACACGCGCGCGCAGGGGAAACCCGTCATTCTCTCAACAGGAATGAGTTCACTTTCGCAAATCGATCACGCGGTTGATGTTTTGGGAAAAGAAGATTTGATTCTGCTCCACGCGTGCAGCGCGTATCCGGCTTATTATCCGGAACTCAATCTCCGCGTAATGAAAACATTGCGCGACCGCTATGATGTTCCCGTTGGTTACTCAGGCCACGAAACCGGCATCGCTTCGACTGTCGCGGCGGTGGCTCTTGGTGCGTGCATGGTCGAGCGCCACATTACACTCGACCGCTCGATGTGGGGCAGTGACCACGCTGCCTCGCTGGAACCCAGCGGCATTAACCGTGTAGTTCGCGATATTCGTTTGGTCGAAGAATCAATGGGCAGCGCGGAAAAAGTTGTCTTGCCGCGCGAATTGCCAGTCATTGAAAAATTGCGCCGCATTGGGCGCTAA
- a CDS encoding NAD-dependent epimerase/dehydratase family protein: MKPLPLADLEHVRDHVAWEELRGARVFLTGATGFFGMWLLETFCHANDALNLEARATILTRDAAAFAKKAPYLAARADLDFHRGDVRNFDVPTGEFTHIVHGATTSSYPVAPREMYETVTSGTRRVLNFARETGARRMLLVSSGAVYGKQPLELSHTSENFRGAPDVLDMDSAYGQGKRAAEFECSLAASEGVLEVSIARGFAFVGPHLPLDAHFAAGNFLRDALRGDAIRVGGDGSPLRSYLYAADLAAWLWTILLRGQSARAYNVGSDEAVSIEQLATQCAALVSPPLPVQMARMPDANVLPSRYVPDISLARNELGLDVWISLDEALNRTFAWHNSTVEFDRT, translated from the coding sequence ATGAAACCTTTGCCCCTCGCCGACCTGGAACACGTCCGCGATCACGTTGCCTGGGAAGAACTGCGAGGCGCACGCGTTTTTCTCACCGGTGCGACGGGTTTCTTTGGAATGTGGCTGCTGGAAACATTCTGCCACGCCAACGACGCTTTAAATTTGGAAGCGCGCGCAACGATTCTCACACGGGATGCAGCGGCATTCGCCAAAAAAGCGCCGTATCTCGCGGCGCGCGCCGATTTAGATTTTCACCGCGGCGATGTGCGCAACTTTGACGTTCCTACAGGCGAGTTCACACACATCGTTCATGGCGCAACGACGAGTTCTTACCCGGTGGCGCCGCGTGAAATGTACGAGACCGTAACATCCGGCACACGCCGCGTTCTTAATTTCGCGCGAGAAACGGGCGCGCGTCGGATGCTGCTCGTTTCGTCGGGTGCCGTCTATGGCAAGCAACCGCTCGAACTCTCGCACACGAGCGAAAACTTTCGTGGTGCGCCCGATGTTCTTGATATGGATTCAGCTTACGGGCAGGGCAAACGCGCGGCAGAGTTCGAATGTTCATTGGCCGCGTCGGAAGGCGTGCTGGAAGTTTCAATTGCGCGTGGCTTTGCGTTCGTCGGGCCGCATTTGCCGCTTGACGCCCATTTCGCCGCGGGCAATTTCTTGCGCGATGCTTTGCGCGGCGACGCGATTCGCGTCGGCGGAGATGGCTCGCCGTTGCGCAGTTATCTTTATGCGGCGGATTTAGCAGCGTGGCTATGGACGATTTTGCTGCGCGGGCAGAGTGCGCGCGCGTATAATGTGGGTTCAGACGAGGCGGTTTCGATTGAGCAGTTAGCGACGCAGTGCGCAGCTCTTGTCTCACCGCCACTACCGGTTCAAATGGCGCGAATGCCGGACGCCAATGTTTTGCCATCGCGTTATGTTCCCGATATTTCGCTCGCAAGAAACGAACTGGGCCTTGATGTCTGGATTTCTCTCGATGAAGCGTTAAACCGCACTTTTGCGTGGCATAACAGTACGGTCGAATTCGACCGTACCTGA